A genomic stretch from Acinonyx jubatus isolate Ajub_Pintada_27869175 chromosome E2, VMU_Ajub_asm_v1.0, whole genome shotgun sequence includes:
- the CACNG6 gene encoding voltage-dependent calcium channel gamma-6 subunit isoform X2, giving the protein MMMWSNFFMQEEDRRRREAAGRRRALGQHQSRLTPEREGKIKLGLLLSAVGATLAVLAVGTEFWVELNTYKANGSAVCDAVHLGLWKMCTKRLWQADVPAGRDTCGPAELPGEANCTYFKFFTTGENAHIFQRTTKKGLLLLVSLEVFRHSVQALLQRVSPEPPPAPALAYEYSWSLGCGMGASLVLLLASGCFLLLTLPPGPWGSLCPKLGHRAT; this is encoded by the exons ATGATGATGTGGTCCAACTTTTTCATGCAAGAGGAGGAccggcggcggcgggaggcggCAGGCCGGCGGCGGGCTCTCGGGCAGCACCAGTCCCGGCTGACGCCGGAGCGGGAGGGAAAGATCAAGCTGGGACTCCTGCTGAGCGCGGTGGGCGCCACGCTGGCCGTGCTGGCCGTGGGCACCGAGTTCTGGGTGGAGCTCAACACCTACAAGGCCAATGGCAGCGCGGTGTGCGACGCTGTCCACCTGGGGCTCTGGAAGATGTGCACCAAGCGACTGTGGCAGGCGGACGTGCCCGCGGGCAGAGACACCTGTGGCCCCGCGGAGCTGCCCGGAG AAGCAAACTGCacctattttaaattctttaccaCGGGGGAAAATGCACACATCTTCCAGAGAACTACAAAGAAAG GCCTGCTGCTCCTGGTCAGCCTGGAGGTGTTCCGGCATTCTGTCCAAGCCCTGCTGCAAAGAGTCAGCCCtgagcctcccccagccccagccctggcctaCGAATACTCCTGGTCCCTGGGCTGTGGGATGGGGGCCAGCCTGGTCCTCCTGCTGGCCAGTGGCTGCTTCCTCCTGCTCACCTTGCCTCCGGGGCCCTGGGGCTCACTCTGCCCCAAGCTGGGGCACAGGGCCACCTAG
- the CACNG6 gene encoding voltage-dependent calcium channel gamma-6 subunit isoform X1: MMMWSNFFMQEEDRRRREAAGRRRALGQHQSRLTPEREGKIKLGLLLSAVGATLAVLAVGTEFWVELNTYKANGSAVCDAVHLGLWKMCTKRLWQADVPAGRDTCGPAELPGEANCTYFKFFTTGENAHIFQRTTKKEVNLAAAVIAVVGLALMALGCLCIIMVLSKGAEFLLRVGAICFGLSGLLLLVSLEVFRHSVQALLQRVSPEPPPAPALAYEYSWSLGCGMGASLVLLLASGCFLLLTLPPGPWGSLCPKLGHRAT; this comes from the exons ATGATGATGTGGTCCAACTTTTTCATGCAAGAGGAGGAccggcggcggcgggaggcggCAGGCCGGCGGCGGGCTCTCGGGCAGCACCAGTCCCGGCTGACGCCGGAGCGGGAGGGAAAGATCAAGCTGGGACTCCTGCTGAGCGCGGTGGGCGCCACGCTGGCCGTGCTGGCCGTGGGCACCGAGTTCTGGGTGGAGCTCAACACCTACAAGGCCAATGGCAGCGCGGTGTGCGACGCTGTCCACCTGGGGCTCTGGAAGATGTGCACCAAGCGACTGTGGCAGGCGGACGTGCCCGCGGGCAGAGACACCTGTGGCCCCGCGGAGCTGCCCGGAG AAGCAAACTGCacctattttaaattctttaccaCGGGGGAAAATGCACACATCTTCCAGAGAACTACAAAGAAAG AGGTGAATCTGGCAGCTGCCGTGATAGCAGTGGTAGGCTTGGCACTCATGGCCCTGGGGTGCCTCTGTATCATCATGGTGCTCAGCAAAGGTGCAGAGTTCCTACTCCGAGTCGGAGCCATCTGCTTTGGCCTCTCAG GCCTGCTGCTCCTGGTCAGCCTGGAGGTGTTCCGGCATTCTGTCCAAGCCCTGCTGCAAAGAGTCAGCCCtgagcctcccccagccccagccctggcctaCGAATACTCCTGGTCCCTGGGCTGTGGGATGGGGGCCAGCCTGGTCCTCCTGCTGGCCAGTGGCTGCTTCCTCCTGCTCACCTTGCCTCCGGGGCCCTGGGGCTCACTCTGCCCCAAGCTGGGGCACAGGGCCACCTAG